A window of Streptomyces sp. DG1A-41 contains these coding sequences:
- a CDS encoding DUF397 domain-containing protein: protein MSNTRPGESWVKSTYSGGEGGQCLEWLPTQAAASGVVPVRDSKAPGGPILTFPAAQWNSFVHYASGREV from the coding sequence ATGAGCAACACCCGCCCGGGAGAGTCCTGGGTTAAGTCGACTTACAGCGGTGGCGAGGGGGGCCAGTGTCTTGAGTGGCTTCCCACCCAGGCCGCCGCGTCCGGCGTGGTCCCCGTACGGGACAGCAAGGCTCCTGGGGGCCCGATCCTCACCTTCCCTGCCGCCCAGTGGAACAGCTTCGTCCATTACGCCTCGGGGCGCGAAGTCTGA